The window gccttcaatcagtttttactttatgcgaaatttaaaaaatgttaatgttcaacgtcatacttgtaatattatgactgaagtcaactagctcataagctaacgtctaaaggtgggaaactatcgttagtcctaatgtaatgtaatgtatattagaggtttctatcgataatttcctacctctactactttcatctctttttatttcacaacgtattatgttttctatcttttgcgttattttgccggttcttaaggcactcatcacatATATATTGTAGCgaaattaaataaaacgagcggttcgaatttatataaatatatttatttataagtttacagttcggtactctcttatcaactaaactaattcataacatcgttacatatatacaccaaaaagtattattctcgaatcttctggggtagtcccacctctaattcgcctacgtgccGTGTTGTTCTTTCTCCCACTCGATACGTCGCGAATGTTCTTGATgcgttttcgagatgcaaccgttacatgggccatgccgaaagcatgttcgtaacactgctttCCTCTTAAATTtaagcgtcccgatcagcaactctgtatgtaggcccaggatggcggaatctacaggactctccagctctgcatgaaccctttagaaaaaaataacagtctactgactttgaaggatacgatctcatcgggttaatgtaacacacagtaattcgtacgcctgTTTCTCGGAaaatcacttcaagcatgcttctgataATCTtacagtccagattatctagtgcatggcctatcttgggtaaagccaaattcttgatgtcgtaattgcacacaattttcttcaaattagttagagcatgccatatatcctcgtagcttgccctgtctgtatacgacttcctggtcaccatatacagcaaagatcgagggccatcttctaatctcagtactcttccaactttaggctgctgattttttaactcgtctaaacgaccgaatttcttataaaatacggatgagattactttagtcatctcaagatcttgggcaacacagtgggctagagagacgttatgcggaacatcaaaaagatcctgctgaacttctgtggtcacgccgaatctagcactctttctctctgcgtaatctGACATGAATTCTTTAAAGCTTgatcgccggtcatctttgatcccATGTTGAAGgattcgtgcttcttctgtttcatttaagccagcatatggtgcaagacgatttatgagaactacttttggtttacttTTCGGCAACTTCTTAGTTCAGTATATTACgtaatttattgtctttttaattttatatggacctttacattgtctttgcagtttaggagacaagcctcgacgacgtctACCTCGACTTAACTAATTCATAACATCGTTACACATATACACCAAAAAGTATTATCCTCGAATcttctggggtagtcccacctctaattcgcctacgtgccGTGTTGTTCTCTCTCCCACTCGATACGTCGCGAATGTTTTTGATgcgttttcgagatgcaaccgttacatgggccatgccTAAAGCATGTTTGTAACACTGCTCTCCTCTTAAAtttgagcgtcccgatcagcaactctatatgttgGCCCAGGATGGcgaaatctacaggactctccagctctgcatgaaccctttagaaagaaataacagtctactgactttgaaggatacgatctcatcgggttaatgcaacacacagtaattcgtacgccggtttctcggaagatcacttcaagcatgcttctgacaatcttacagtccagattatctagtgcatggcctatcttgggtaaagccaaattcttgatgtcgtaattgcacacaattttcttcaaattagttagagcacgccatatatcctcgtagcttgccctgtctgtatacgacttcctggtcaccatatacagcaaagattgaggaccatcttctaatatcagtactcttccaactttaggctgctaattttttaactcgtctaaatgaccgaatttcttataaaatacggatgagattactttagtcatctcaagatcttgggcaacacagtgggctagagagacgttatgcggaacatcaaaaagatcctgctgaacttctgtggtcacgccgaatctagcactctttctctctgcgtaatctGACATGAATTCTTTAAAGCTTgatcgccggtcatctttgatcccATGTTGAAGgattcgtgcttcttctgtttcatttaagccagcatatggtgcaagacttGGCATCGAGGCTTGAATCCGAACGATACTGTCAAAATACgctccgtattaaaatataaatttagtgtaacaaagtgaaaaataaactaatacaAATAGACTACAGTGAATTCAGACCGACGGCTGTTCTTCCGATAAAAATATTTCGTCAAAATTAAGCAGATATCAGTGAGTAAGCATTGCAAAAAGCACAATAACCTCTTTatacaattaataaacaatagaCAAAAACATCCCGATAAGAACTGAAGTGCTGTCTGAAATAAAAGCGACGTTGCCGGCTATTGAAAAATTTCTGCATTAAAGCCGAATCATTATTACGAAAATCCAAATCTGAGTATAACTCTAAAGTGCTGAGAAGGGTTGAAGCTCCGGCAAGTCGATTGGGCAGACACCCTTACCGCGGTACAATGGAGCAGATACTAGAAAAATTTGAGAAAATCGACGAAAGAAATGTAAGAATCGAAAGCAAAATAGATAAAATGCAAGTAGACCtggataaattaaataaagaaaacgaACAGTTGAAGGCAGATAACAAAGCAATGAGAACTAAAATCACAGAACAAGAAGTTAGAATCGAAATACTGGAAAGACAAGCTAGAAGAAAAAACATAGTAATACAGAGGGTCGAAGAAAACCAAACAGAAAGCGAACAAGAGACGATAAATAAGATAAAGGGGATAATGAAAAAAATCGGCGTACAAACAAACCTAGATGAAGAACTGGTAGAGTTAAGAAGAATAGGCAGACAAGGTGATCCCCAAAATGTACCCAGACCCAtcatattagaaatgaaaaaggaAGCTACGAGAATGAAAATTCTGAAGGCTGCTAAAAACCTAAGAGGaactaaaatatatatcaatGAGGACTTCCCGAAGAAAATACTACAAGAAAGAAAGCATCTTCTTCAGCTCATGAAAATGGTACGCCAGGAAGGACACACAGCcgcattaaaatacaacaaattatggATAAATGGTGAACCGTTCTCACTGGAGCAACTAGAAGGCATAGATGTAAATTATTGGAAGAAACCTGAAGAGAAGAAGGGTAACGCTAGGACAATAAACGACAGATCTCCCATAACTGATAATATAGATCCAAGAGGAAAATTGATGAAAATGGCgtcaaaaaactaacaaaaaatataacaaaagacGGCGACAGTATAACGGAGTTGGCAATGAATACGGACATGAAACTGTTTTGTAAGAAAAGacgcaaaaacaaaacaaaacaaaataaagcaaaaaacaaaaatagaaaaataagaatAGGAACGTGGAATATCAAAACACTTCTAAGACCAGGCAAAATGGAAGAGTTGGCAAAAGAAATGATAAAATACAAGATGGGAATACTAGCGCTACAAGAAATAAGGTGGGCAGGAGAAGGGATGATTGCtagaagaaattacacaatgtACTACGCAGGAGAAAGCAAACAGGGGCGCAATGTCGCCTTTCTAGTTAGTAATAGCGTAAGAGACAAGATTATTAACTTTAAAGCGGTTGATGGAAGAATATCATATATtagaatgaaaaataaacaaGCAAATTTAACATTTGTCAACATATATGCCCCTACTGAgaatgcttctgaagaagaaaagaatgaattctatgagaaacttgaagaattgtacgaagaaataccaaagaacgACATACTAATCCTGCTAGAAGACTTCAACGCAAAGATAGGGAAAGAAGACACGAACAGAGAAATCGCAGGAAAAGAAACGATCCATCAAAATACGAATAACAATGGCAGGAGAATATGTAATCTAGCAGCAGCAACCAATACTTTATTATTAGCACTCAATTCAAGAACAAAAAAGAGCACAAAGTAACGTGGCTAATACCTGGAACAACAGAtggaaaccaaatagaccacatcctaatctcaaaaaaatgaaaaacaattgTACAGAATGTAAGGTCATACAGGGGAGCCAATGCTGATTCGGATCACATTTTGGTGATAGGCGACATGAAATTGaagatacttaaagataaaaacgacagaaagaaaagaaagaagaaaactactagtcctaaaaccatcaaacatagataaaacatgggaagacataaaagatagtatcttaacaacagcagaggagacataggactaatggaagacaataaaagaaaggattggtacgatgaagaatgcgagcaagctagtaaagacaagaacaaagcaagacacaggtgggtggccacagggaaacaagaagatcttctacactataaagagaagaagaaagagtcagacaaatgctgaaaaacaaaaaagaagaaatggatcgaagtattactgcaggaactcgaagccaatagtaatgacaatgcaagactatacaaatacataaaatcacagagaaaaaaagagataccggcaaatattggaaaaatggaatgggaaacacactatagagaactgtttaaaaagaaagacgtGGCTGAAAATGTagaaaatgaagaacaaacagaaaataggaatggagaacattcagagcctccctcatacagcgaagtattggcgaccataaacagattaaagacaaggaaagcagcaggaccagacgacattataaatgagttctttaagaaagggggagaggaactagcccacagaatccacaacctaatagaacgaatatgggaagaagaacgcatgccgaacgactggaattatggtctgataacaccaatccctaaaaaaggcgacaagacgaaatgcactaactacagggaaatcacgttattaaatacaatgtacaaaatattaactaatttgatcagacaaagaatagaaaaaaaaactagaacaaaaataggtgaataccaacatggattcagggaaggtaagtcaacaatagatgcaatacacattgtaacgcaaatcgtcgaaaaaagttacgagcacggaatagatctacatatactgtttattgactacaagcaagcttttgactgtgtaataagggaggagctaattaaggatatgaatcaattaggcatccaagaaaaactaataagtctcacgaaaatgacgatgaaggaatccaaggcacgaatcttaacaagggaaggcccgtcagatgaagtacacatggaggtaggtgtcagacagggagactccctgtcaacaacattatttaacattgccatagagggggcagtaagagcagccTAAATTATGGGAATgattatcgaatcttcagcccaactgatagcgtatgcagacgatattgcactggttactagagatttaaaaaccatgcagaacataatattaatactagataaagaagcaaagaagagagggctagtaataaacccaagcaaaacgaaatacctcaagtgttcaagagagaatacgaacatagagaaagaaattaagcttggtgcatatacatttgaaagagtacaccgtttcaaatacctgggagtgatggtgaatgacagaaatgatagaacggatgaaataaatgaacgcatcctactgggtaataaaacctactggaattaccaaaaattcctgaaagaaaagtacattagtaagaaaaccaaattaaaaatttactagactgcaatcaggccagtgatcacctatggtgcagagacgatatgcctaacacaaaaagatgaaatgaagttggaaatcctagagagaaagatatttcgacgaataatgggaccggtgggaataagtgtaggcgaatttagaagattaaccaatgaagaaattaaagaagtcatcgagggtgaagacataatcaagttcgtgaagacgcaaaggctcaggtggctgggatacacagaaagagctaacccagactctaccctaaagcgaataactggatggagaccaacaacaaagagaccaaaggggagacccaaaacaagatggagagatcaagtcttaggagacataaagaagctgagaatctacaattggaaggagcgctgtaaggaccggaaagaatggaggaaaattgtagacagggccaagtcacacacgctgctataataataaaaaaaaacaacagcggactgattctccgcaataaataaatcagagagcccaaaagggcggcaaacactccgccaggagtgaataagccatgatgatggtgcaagacgatttatgagaactacttttggtttacctttcggcaacttcttagttcggtatattacgtcatttattctctttttaatttcatatggaccttcccattgtctttgcagtttaggagacaagcctcgacgacgttgtggattataaagccaaacaagatcacctacttcatagctttcattcttgcatcgagaatcatattgatctttcattctgtcactggctaactgaatgtgttgtcgggcaagttcatgaatgttgttcattgttcattcttcaggcggtcgacataatcttcgcttgcaacatgttctttggaaggtctgcagccaaactctaggtctcagggcaaacgaacttcacgacctaacatcaggcaggttgaaGTCTGGCCTGCAGTTTTATTCACGGCCGAGCGATAGGCCATTAGCACTCatggccgagcggtaggccattaggaataaatgaatttgctggtcccaatctctttgatgttctgatacaactttggacaggtgtttacccatcgtttggttcatcctctcgaccattccatatgattgaggatgcaggggtgtcgttctagTTTTATTCAtgccaatcaatttacaaacgttttggaaaagggttgactcgaagtttcgcccttggtcggagtggatctccaaaggaacaccaaatcggctgaagaattctttaacaagtacctctgcaactgtagcagcttcttgatttggtatcgcgcaggcctcagtccattttgtaaaataatccatggctaccaggatatatttatttccatcattcgtctctggaagtggacctgccatgtcgattgctactctttccatagg is drawn from Diabrotica undecimpunctata isolate CICGRU chromosome 5, icDiaUnde3, whole genome shotgun sequence and contains these coding sequences:
- the LOC140442336 gene encoding uncharacterized protein, which translates into the protein MEQILEKFEKIDERNVRIESKIDKMQVDLDKLNKENEQLKADNKAMRTKITEQEVRIEILERQARRKNIVIQRVEENQTESEQETINKIKGIMKKIGVQTNLDEELVELRRIGRQGDPQNVPRPIILEMKKEATRMKILKAAKNLRGTKIYINEDFPKKILQERKHLLQLMKMVRQEGHTAALKYNKLWINGEPFSLEQLEGIDVNYWKKPEEKKGNARTINDRSPITDNIDPRGKLMKMASKN